In Strix uralensis isolate ZFMK-TIS-50842 chromosome 7, bStrUra1, whole genome shotgun sequence, the following proteins share a genomic window:
- the CYP17A1 gene encoding steroid 17-alpha-hydroxylase/17,20 lyase — MPLLGALLLALALLCAWELVRRRATSGTGTGLGRPRSLPALPLVGSLLQLAGHPQLHLRLWRLQSRYGSLYALWMGSHYVVVVNSYRHAREVLLKKGKAFAGRPRTVTTDLLSRGGKDIAFASYGPLWKFQRKLVHTALSMFGEGSLALERIICREAASLCETLSAAQDMALDMAPELTRAVTNVVCSLCFNSSYRRGDPEFEAMLEYSQGIVDTVAKESLVDIFPWLQIFPNKDLALLKRCLKVRDQLLQQKFTEHKEAFCRDAVRDLMDALLQVRLSAENSSPPAPGLELTDDHLLMTVGDIFGAGVETTTTVLKWAVLYLLHHPEVQRKIQEEMDQKIGLARHPHLSDRPLLPYLEATISEVLRIRPVSPLLIPHVSLADTSIGEYSIPKGARVIINLWSVHHDEKEWDKPEEFNPGRFLDEQGQHIHSPSPSYLPFGAGIRVCLGEVLAKMELFLFLAWVLQRFTLECPQDQPLPSLEGKFGVVLQVQKFRVKARLRDAWRATS, encoded by the exons ATGCCGCTGCTGggggccctgctgctggccctggccctgctctgtgcctgggagctgGTGCGACGGCGAGCCACCTCGGGGACGGGGACAGGTTTGGGGCGCCCGCGGAGCCTGCCAGCCCTGCCGCTGGTGGGGagcctgctgcagctggcagggcaTCCCCAGCTCCACCTGCGGCTCTGGCGTCTGCAGAGCCGCTACGGCAGCCTCTACGCCCTCTGGATGGGCTCCCACTACGTGGTGGTGGTCAACAGCTACCGGCACGCCAGGGAGGTGCTGCTGAAGAAGGGGAAGGCTTTCGCCGGACGGCCCCGCACC GTGACCACAGACCTGCTGTCCCGGGGGGGCAAGGACATCGCCTTTGCCAGCTACGGGCCCCTCTGGAAGTTCCAGCGCAAGCTGGTGCACACTGCCCTCTCCATGTTCGGGGAGGGCTCGCTCGCCCTCGAGAGGATCA TCTGCCGGGAGGCTGCATCCCTGTGCGAGACACTCAGCGCTGCGCAGGATATGGCCCTGGACATGGCCCCCGAGCTCACACGGGCTGTCACCAACGTGGTCTGCTCCCTCTGCTTCAACTCCTCATACCGGCGCGGGGACCCCGAGTTCGAGGCCATGCTGGAGTACAGCCAGGGTATCGTGGACACTGTGGCCAAGGAGAGCTTGGTGGACATCTTCCCCTGGCTCCAG ATCTTCCCCAACAAGGATCTGGCCCTGCTGAAGAGATGCCTCAAGGTCCGGGACCAGCTGCTCCAGCAGAAGTTCACCGAACACAAG GAAGCCTTCTGCAGGGACGCCGTGAGGGACCTCATGGACGCCCTGCTGCAAGTGAGGCTCAGTGCGGAGAACAGCAGCCCCCCGGCACCAGGACTGGAGCTGACTGATGACCACCTCCTCATGACAGTGGGGGACATCTTCGGGGCTGGCGTGGAGACCACCACGACTGTGCTCAAATGGGCTGTGCTCTACCTGCTCCACCACCCTGAG GTCCAGAGGAAGATCCAGGAGGAGATGGACCAGAAAATTGGCCTGGCACGTCACCCCCACCTCAGCGACCGCCCGCTGCTGCCCTACCTGGAGGCCACCATCAGCGAAGTGCTGCGCATCCGGCCCGTGTCCCCCCTGCTCATCCCACACGTGTCCCTTGCTGACACCAG CATTGGGGAATATTCCATCCCCAAGGGCGCCAGGGTCATCATCAACCTCTGGTCCGTGCACCATGATGAGAAGGAGTGGGACAAGCCCGAGGAGTTCAACCCCG GCCGCTTCCTGGATGAGCAGGGCCAGCACATCCACTCGCCCTCGCCCAGCTACCTTCCCTTTGGAGCCGGGATCCGCGTCTGCCTGGGTGAAGTCCTGGCCAAGATGGAGCTCTTCCTCTTCCTGGCCTGGGTGCTGCAGAGGTTCACGCTCGAGTGCCCCCAGGACCAGCCCCTGCCCTCGCTGGAGGGCAAGTTTGGCGTCGTGCTGCAGGTGCAGAAGTTTCGGGTGAAGGCCAGGCTGCGGGATGCTTGGCGAGCCACCTCGTGA
- the BORCS7 gene encoding BLOC-1-related complex subunit 7 yields MAAGGAADAQARFGHSVKGLLTEKVTSCGTDVIALTKQVLKGSRSAELLGQAARNMVMQEDAILHSEDSLRKMAIITTHLQYQQEAIQKNVEQSSNLQDQLSHLLK; encoded by the exons atggcggcggggggcgcggcggaCGCCCAGGCGCGCTTCGGCCACTCGGTGAAGGGGCTCTTGACCGAGAAGGTGACGAGCTGCGGCACCGACGTGATTGCCCTCACCAAGCAGGTGCTGAAGGGCTCCCGCAGCGCCGAG CTCCTGGGTCAAGCTGCTAGAAACATGGTGATGCAAGAAGATGCCATCCTGCACTCGGAAGAT AGTTTAAGGAAAATGGCCATAATAACCACTCATCTACAGTACCA GCAAGAAGCAATTCAGAAGAA CGTCGAGCAGTCGTCAAACCTACAGGACCAGCTGAGTCACTTGCTGAAATGA